A region from the Serinibacter arcticus genome encodes:
- a CDS encoding septum formation family protein — protein sequence MAKDPGGGDDGGSGGHDVPAVPAIPLAGPGPNGAAAPTAWEPGASRSPYAAPPRPVTPAATAGGTTGVTGAPGRPWDPPPGGFGGPAAPGQGAPAPAASTGPDVPFALPQMARAPLDGVAVASVVAGALGTGPIALALGIVGLRRTTRAWRRSPRIATAGIALGAVGTIGWVVVGVVAALGGFTTSGGTSEAGDVAEPRTVHPSLVAPGNCVELLPAQQEVGEVTLVPCAQDHVAQALTTWELDDASYPGPEGALKTAEDICTAELAERGLDGAEYLPWWFVPTPAAWDEGERTATCLVRSSGSLLTVDLVG from the coding sequence ATGGCCAAGGACCCCGGCGGGGGCGACGACGGGGGCAGCGGCGGGCACGACGTCCCGGCCGTCCCCGCCATCCCGCTGGCCGGGCCGGGGCCGAACGGTGCGGCCGCCCCGACGGCGTGGGAGCCCGGCGCGTCGCGGAGTCCGTACGCGGCGCCGCCGCGTCCGGTGACGCCGGCTGCGACGGCGGGAGGGACGACGGGGGTGACCGGTGCGCCGGGTCGACCCTGGGATCCACCGCCGGGAGGGTTCGGCGGGCCGGCGGCGCCGGGCCAGGGCGCTCCGGCGCCGGCCGCGTCGACGGGTCCCGACGTCCCGTTCGCCCTGCCGCAGATGGCCCGGGCCCCGCTCGACGGCGTCGCCGTCGCCTCGGTCGTGGCCGGGGCGCTGGGCACGGGGCCGATCGCGCTGGCGCTCGGAATCGTCGGCCTGCGCCGGACCACGCGGGCGTGGCGCCGCAGCCCCCGGATCGCGACGGCGGGCATCGCCCTCGGCGCGGTCGGGACCATCGGCTGGGTCGTCGTGGGGGTCGTGGCCGCCCTCGGTGGTTTCACGACGTCTGGCGGCACCTCCGAGGCGGGCGACGTTGCCGAGCCGCGGACCGTGCACCCGAGTCTCGTCGCCCCCGGCAACTGCGTGGAGCTCCTGCCCGCGCAGCAGGAGGTCGGCGAGGTGACGCTCGTCCCGTGCGCGCAGGACCACGTCGCACAGGCGCTCACCACGTGGGAGCTCGATGACGCCTCCTACCCCGGCCCCGAGGGCGCCCTGAAGACGGCGGAGGACATCTGCACCGCCGAGCTCGCCGAGCGCGGGCTCGACGGCGCCGAGTACCTGCCGTGGTGGTTCGTGCCGACGCCGGCGGCCTGGGACGAGGGCGAGCGGACGGCCACCTGCCTCGTGCGTTCGTCGGGCTCGCTGCTCACGGTGGACCTGGTCGGCTGA
- a CDS encoding exodeoxyribonuclease III, with protein MQIATWNVNSIRARVDRVTAWLERTGVDVLAMQETKCKDAQFPMLPFEAIGYEVVHHGLNQWNGVAIASKVGITDVETAFPQQPGFGDPLVTEARAIGATCGGVRVWSLYVPNGRTITDPHYTYKLEWLKALRDSAEQWSASPTPTMLVGDWNIAPLDSDVWDRAFFEGSTHVTVPERDALTAVEAAGFTEMTRQFTPDEFTYWDYTQLRFPKRQGMRIDLALGSPSAAARLTGARIDREERKGKGASDHAPVIVELADV; from the coding sequence ATGCAGATCGCCACCTGGAACGTGAACTCCATCCGCGCGCGCGTCGACCGCGTGACCGCCTGGCTGGAGCGCACCGGGGTGGACGTGCTGGCGATGCAGGAGACCAAGTGCAAGGACGCCCAGTTCCCGATGCTGCCGTTCGAGGCGATCGGCTACGAGGTCGTCCACCACGGGCTGAACCAGTGGAACGGCGTCGCCATCGCCTCGAAGGTGGGGATCACCGACGTCGAGACCGCCTTCCCGCAGCAGCCCGGGTTCGGCGACCCCCTGGTCACCGAGGCGCGCGCGATCGGCGCGACGTGCGGCGGGGTGCGCGTCTGGAGCCTGTACGTGCCCAACGGCCGCACGATCACCGACCCGCACTACACCTACAAGCTCGAGTGGCTGAAGGCCCTGCGCGACAGCGCCGAGCAGTGGTCGGCCTCCCCCACGCCGACGATGCTCGTGGGCGACTGGAACATCGCGCCGCTGGACTCCGACGTCTGGGACCGTGCGTTCTTCGAGGGCTCGACCCACGTGACCGTGCCCGAGCGCGACGCGCTGACCGCCGTCGAGGCCGCCGGCTTCACCGAGATGACACGGCAGTTCACCCCCGACGAGTTCACCTACTGGGACTACACCCAGCTGAGGTTCCCCAAGCGGCAGGGCATGCGGATCGACCTCGCGCTCGGGTCGCCGTCGGCCGCCGCTCGCCTCACCGGTGCGCGCATCGACCGCGAGGAGCGCAAGGGCAAGGGCGCGAGCGACCACGCCCCCGTGATCGTCGAGCTGGCGGACGTCTGA
- a CDS encoding Ig-like domain-containing protein: MQLDLPWGVERAPVLDADTEAPEVVETDADVTLTGDDFELVIDKITGLITSFVADGEELLLEGPTPDFWRPSTQNDVRNSLAARTAPWREAGRNVAVEEVTITETEAGTVNVQLTGSLPTPTSPEYRLGYIVTSDGEVVIRSTMAGESQLAELPAMGTALVLPGEYDNVTWLGRGPGENWNDRNFATTVGLWESTVDEQVYPFPIPQATGHHTDVRWATLTNEAGSGLLVGAVDEPIQFAALPYSEAEITDTSHHHDLEADGNVHLAVDGAQQGLGHQWGSPALPKYTLQSRDAHSFEFLLRPITAADDVNALARRTIDLDLLSSITVDGQPIETFHTDVTDYTITFSGAIERDVPVVAAAPASDGVEITVTQSEDIPGTATVTATSADGVSSTTYEIHFEEIQELYLSDIDWLSATIGFGTIGRDANLAGQPIRLRAAPGETTYPKGIGTHANSSIVYDVSQWDFNRFSTVVGIEQSASSGGRPFQFRISLDGQVAWTSPSMTKETPGLPVELDIEGVKQVKLDVTFLGANNGHGHAAWADAKLWSVEEPEEPGEALQLSDIGWQSASSGYLTTSRDQTVDGKPLQVVSSGTDTVTFEKGLGVHANSSVVYDLTNRSYATLAGTAGVGRNASQDGNLFVFSILVDGEEVWSSGQVRRSTPAKPFELDIAGAARLELRMTAVASNSHGHGVWGSARLEDPIDVAPTAVTVTPGTATLSLGATTTLAAAVAPAEANQAVTWTSSDPTVATVGPNGLVTARKAGTAVVTAASAVDGAITGTATITVTAIVPTSLTVTPASASIVAGTTTTLTAQALPAEAVQAVEWSSSDTSVLTVSPTGVVTGREPGTATITASSLADPSRYAEATVRVTGPVPATVAITPASSQVVVGATVTLAATVAPATAEQSVTWSVSDPAVATVSAAGVVSGLRAGTVTVTAASDADPARRATATVVVRAPAPTAVTVTPTATQLEAGATAQLSASIAPAAADQAVTWRTSDAAVATVDAAGLVTALAAGTAEITATSVADGTKAASATVTVTTQAPPAPTAVTVTPTTTTLEEGDSTAIVAAVLPAGAVQTVTWSSSDAAVATVDATGVVTALRAGTATVTATSTADGTRSAGVAVTVTRPAPTSVVVAPTSLDLTVGAQAPLTATVLPAAADQAVTWVSSDETVATVTAAGVVTARAAGTATVTARSVATGVVGDVAVTVTEAASPFLDVASDNLFYAEIVWLFRSNISTGWVDGQGNAEFRPLSPVNRDAMAAFLYRLAGSPTFVEPETSPFVDVAKDNLFYKEISWLHAEGISTGWSLPGQPGRSEFRPLAPVARDAMAAFLARFADGVLNRDVEGFDPPAVSPFVDVTTDNLYYREIAWLAHEGISSGWDVEGQDGLKEFRPLSSINRDAMAKFMFELMVEAP; encoded by the coding sequence ATGCAGCTCGACCTGCCGTGGGGCGTCGAGCGCGCCCCCGTGCTCGACGCCGACACCGAGGCCCCCGAGGTCGTGGAGACCGACGCCGACGTCACCCTCACCGGCGACGACTTCGAGCTCGTCATCGACAAGATCACCGGCCTCATCACCTCGTTCGTCGCCGACGGCGAGGAGCTGCTGCTGGAGGGCCCGACGCCCGACTTCTGGCGTCCCTCCACCCAGAACGACGTGCGCAACTCCCTCGCCGCGCGCACCGCGCCGTGGCGCGAGGCGGGCCGCAACGTCGCGGTCGAGGAGGTCACGATCACCGAGACCGAGGCCGGCACCGTGAACGTCCAGCTCACAGGATCGCTCCCGACGCCGACCTCCCCGGAGTACCGGCTCGGCTACATCGTGACCAGCGACGGCGAGGTCGTCATCCGCTCCACGATGGCCGGGGAGTCCCAGCTCGCGGAGCTGCCCGCGATGGGTACCGCCCTCGTCCTCCCGGGCGAGTACGACAACGTCACCTGGCTCGGCCGCGGGCCGGGCGAGAACTGGAACGACCGCAACTTCGCCACGACGGTGGGGCTGTGGGAGAGCACGGTCGACGAGCAGGTCTACCCGTTCCCGATCCCGCAGGCCACGGGCCACCACACCGACGTCCGGTGGGCCACGCTGACCAACGAGGCCGGCAGCGGTCTCCTCGTGGGGGCCGTCGACGAGCCGATCCAGTTCGCGGCGCTCCCGTACTCCGAGGCGGAGATCACGGACACCAGCCACCACCACGACCTGGAGGCCGACGGCAACGTGCACCTCGCCGTCGACGGGGCCCAGCAGGGTCTCGGGCACCAGTGGGGCTCGCCGGCGCTGCCGAAGTACACCCTGCAGTCACGTGACGCGCACTCCTTCGAGTTCCTCCTGCGTCCGATCACCGCGGCCGACGACGTCAACGCGCTCGCCCGCCGCACGATCGACCTCGACCTGCTGAGCTCGATCACGGTCGACGGTCAGCCGATCGAGACGTTCCACACGGACGTCACCGACTACACGATCACGTTCTCCGGGGCCATCGAGCGCGACGTCCCGGTCGTGGCCGCGGCCCCGGCGTCCGACGGCGTCGAGATCACCGTGACCCAGTCCGAGGACATCCCCGGCACCGCCACGGTGACGGCGACGAGCGCCGACGGTGTCTCCTCCACCACCTACGAGATCCACTTCGAGGAGATCCAGGAGCTGTACCTCAGCGACATCGACTGGCTGAGCGCCACGATCGGCTTCGGCACGATCGGACGCGACGCCAACCTGGCGGGCCAGCCGATCCGCCTGCGGGCGGCACCGGGTGAGACCACCTACCCCAAGGGAATCGGGACGCACGCGAACTCCTCGATCGTCTACGACGTGAGCCAGTGGGACTTCAACCGGTTCAGCACGGTCGTGGGCATCGAGCAGTCGGCCAGCAGCGGCGGTCGTCCGTTCCAGTTCCGCATCTCGCTCGACGGCCAGGTGGCCTGGACCTCCCCGTCCATGACGAAGGAGACGCCGGGTCTGCCGGTCGAGCTCGACATCGAGGGCGTCAAGCAGGTCAAGCTCGACGTGACCTTCCTCGGCGCGAACAACGGTCACGGCCACGCCGCCTGGGCCGACGCGAAGCTGTGGAGCGTCGAGGAGCCGGAGGAGCCGGGCGAGGCCCTGCAGCTCTCGGACATCGGCTGGCAGTCCGCGTCCAGCGGGTACCTGACCACCAGTCGTGACCAGACGGTCGACGGCAAGCCGCTGCAGGTCGTCTCCAGCGGCACCGACACGGTGACGTTCGAGAAGGGCCTCGGCGTCCACGCCAACAGCTCGGTGGTCTACGACCTCACCAACCGCAGCTACGCCACCCTCGCCGGCACCGCCGGTGTGGGTCGCAACGCGAGCCAGGACGGCAACCTGTTCGTCTTCTCGATCCTGGTGGACGGCGAGGAGGTGTGGAGCTCCGGCCAGGTGCGCCGCAGCACCCCGGCCAAGCCGTTCGAGCTCGACATCGCCGGGGCCGCCCGGCTCGAGCTGAGGATGACCGCGGTGGCCAGCAACAGCCACGGCCACGGCGTCTGGGGCTCGGCCCGTCTGGAGGACCCGATCGACGTCGCCCCGACGGCGGTCACGGTCACCCCGGGCACGGCCACGCTCTCGCTCGGCGCGACGACGACGCTCGCCGCCGCCGTCGCCCCGGCCGAGGCCAACCAGGCCGTGACGTGGACCTCCTCGGACCCGACCGTCGCCACGGTCGGTCCGAACGGTCTCGTCACCGCCCGCAAGGCCGGCACGGCCGTCGTCACCGCGGCCTCCGCCGTCGACGGCGCGATCACCGGGACCGCCACCATCACGGTGACGGCCATCGTCCCGACGTCGCTGACGGTCACCCCGGCCAGCGCCTCGATCGTGGCCGGTACGACGACGACGCTCACCGCGCAGGCGCTCCCCGCCGAGGCGGTCCAGGCCGTCGAGTGGTCCTCGTCGGACACCTCGGTGCTCACCGTGAGCCCGACCGGCGTCGTCACCGGCCGCGAGCCGGGGACGGCGACCATCACGGCGTCCTCGCTCGCCGACCCGTCGCGCTACGCCGAGGCCACCGTGCGCGTCACGGGTCCGGTCCCGGCCACCGTGGCGATCACCCCGGCGTCCTCCCAGGTCGTCGTCGGCGCCACCGTCACCCTCGCGGCGACGGTCGCCCCGGCCACCGCCGAGCAGTCGGTGACCTGGTCGGTCTCCGACCCGGCCGTCGCCACGGTCAGCGCCGCGGGCGTCGTCAGCGGGCTCCGGGCGGGGACGGTGACGGTCACGGCCGCTTCCGACGCCGATCCGGCTCGCCGGGCGACGGCCACGGTCGTGGTCCGGGCTCCGGCCCCCACGGCGGTCACCGTCACCCCGACGGCGACGCAGCTCGAGGCCGGCGCGACCGCGCAGCTCTCGGCCTCGATCGCTCCGGCCGCGGCCGACCAGGCCGTCACGTGGCGGACCTCCGACGCGGCGGTCGCGACCGTCGACGCCGCAGGGCTCGTCACGGCGCTGGCTGCCGGCACGGCCGAGATCACCGCCACCTCGGTGGCGGACGGCACGAAGGCGGCCTCGGCCACCGTCACGGTCACCACGCAGGCGCCCCCGGCGCCGACCGCGGTCACCGTGACGCCGACGACGACCACGCTCGAGGAGGGGGACTCGACGGCGATCGTCGCGGCCGTGCTCCCCGCGGGTGCCGTGCAGACGGTCACCTGGAGCTCCTCGGACGCGGCCGTCGCCACGGTCGACGCCACCGGCGTCGTCACGGCCCTCCGGGCGGGCACGGCGACCGTGACGGCCACCTCGACCGCCGACGGCACCCGCTCGGCGGGCGTCGCGGTCACGGTGACCCGACCGGCCCCGACGTCCGTCGTCGTCGCCCCGACGAGCCTCGATCTGACGGTCGGTGCGCAGGCGCCGCTGACGGCGACGGTCCTCCCGGCCGCCGCCGACCAGGCCGTCACGTGGGTCTCCTCCGACGAGACGGTCGCCACCGTCACCGCGGCGGGGGTCGTCACGGCCCGTGCCGCCGGCACGGCCACCGTCACGGCGCGCTCCGTCGCGACCGGCGTGGTGGGCGACGTCGCGGTCACCGTGACCGAGGCCGCCTCGCCGTTCCTGGACGTCGCGTCGGACAACCTGTTCTACGCGGAGATCGTGTGGCTCTTCCGGAGCAACATCAGCACCGGGTGGGTCGACGGTCAGGGCAACGCCGAGTTCCGTCCGCTCTCCCCGGTCAACCGGGACGCGATGGCGGCGTTCCTCTACCGCCTCGCGGGTTCGCCGACGTTCGTGGAGCCCGAGACCTCGCCGTTCGTGGACGTGGCCAAGGACAACCTCTTCTACAAGGAGATCTCGTGGCTGCACGCCGAGGGCATCTCCACCGGATGGTCCCTGCCGGGTCAGCCGGGTCGGAGCGAGTTCCGTCCGCTGGCTCCCGTGGCGCGCGACGCCATGGCGGCCTTCCTGGCCCGGTTCGCCGACGGCGTGCTGAACAGGGACGTCGAGGGGTTCGACCCGCCCGCGGTGTCGCCGTTCGTCGACGTCACGACGGACAACCTGTACTACCGCGAGATCGCGTGGCTGGCCCACGAGGGGATCTCGAGCGGTTGGGACGTGGAGGGTCAGGACGGGCTCAAGGAGTTCCGTCCCCTGAGCTCCATCAACCGTGACGCGATGGCGAAGTTCATGTTCGAGCTGATGGTCGAGGCGCCGTAG